In Stenotrophomonas sp. 169, one DNA window encodes the following:
- a CDS encoding alpha/beta fold hydrolase, with amino-acid sequence MSRNHLKLAGVLASVLCASCSAPPSAGDGDGTGRHYGQIEFKPCTLSGSVASANVEAQCGTLSVAENPAATDGRRIDLRIAWLPADNNATGLPDPVFFIAGGPGQAASEVALPVSTALRLVGKQRDIFLVDQRGTGGSNPLSCLGADGKELPMDEKAEPTEANVRAYAGRCAASLQGRAYPRFYTTSQAIDDLDAVRKALGAQQLNLVGGSYGTRVAQHYLARYPQHVRSVVIDGVVPNDLVVGGDFANTFEDAIILQSAQCIKDAACAKRFPVNTRTQLRTVMDALAAAPVTVDYRDPATAEARQDVLSPDSVIGLAFAFSYMPELSSLLPVVLDEAAHGRYAPLAALSRNASRAVDLQINRGMQWSVICSEDAPRFQPAAQSDRLLGPHVAGMFFAACQAWPHDKAPADSAVPLKSDASVLLLSGELDPVTPPRYAEQVLKGLPNGHHIVARGQGHGTLNAGCMPRVVAQYIETADAKAVDAGCLDALSHVPAFTSFNGWEP; translated from the coding sequence ATGTCCAGAAACCACCTGAAACTGGCCGGGGTGTTGGCCAGTGTCCTGTGCGCGTCCTGCAGCGCGCCGCCCTCCGCGGGCGACGGCGACGGCACCGGACGCCACTACGGGCAGATCGAGTTCAAGCCCTGCACGTTGAGCGGCTCGGTGGCCTCGGCCAATGTCGAAGCCCAGTGCGGCACCTTGTCGGTTGCGGAGAATCCGGCTGCGACGGACGGCCGCCGGATCGACCTGCGCATTGCCTGGCTGCCGGCGGACAACAACGCTACCGGCCTGCCGGATCCGGTGTTCTTCATTGCCGGCGGCCCGGGACAGGCGGCCAGCGAGGTCGCGCTGCCCGTCAGCACCGCGCTGCGCCTGGTGGGCAAGCAACGCGACATCTTCCTGGTCGATCAGCGGGGCACCGGTGGCTCCAATCCACTGAGCTGCCTGGGTGCCGACGGCAAAGAGCTGCCGATGGACGAGAAGGCCGAACCCACCGAGGCCAACGTCCGCGCGTACGCCGGCCGGTGTGCTGCGTCGCTGCAGGGCCGCGCGTACCCGCGCTTCTACACCACCTCGCAGGCCATTGACGATCTGGACGCGGTGCGCAAGGCGCTTGGCGCGCAGCAGCTGAACCTGGTCGGCGGCTCCTACGGCACCCGCGTGGCACAGCACTATCTCGCCCGCTACCCGCAGCACGTCCGCAGCGTGGTCATCGACGGCGTGGTGCCCAACGACCTGGTGGTCGGCGGTGATTTCGCCAACACCTTCGAAGACGCGATCATCCTGCAGTCCGCGCAGTGCATCAAAGACGCGGCCTGCGCCAAGCGCTTCCCGGTCAATACGCGCACCCAGCTGCGCACGGTGATGGATGCGCTTGCCGCGGCACCGGTGACGGTGGACTACCGGGATCCGGCCACCGCCGAAGCGCGGCAGGACGTGCTCAGTCCAGACAGCGTGATCGGGCTGGCGTTTGCGTTCTCCTATATGCCGGAGCTGTCGTCCTTGCTGCCGGTCGTGCTGGATGAGGCCGCGCACGGGCGGTATGCGCCACTGGCCGCACTCAGCCGCAATGCATCGCGCGCGGTCGACCTGCAGATCAACCGCGGCATGCAGTGGTCGGTGATCTGCAGCGAAGACGCGCCGCGCTTCCAGCCCGCTGCACAGAGCGATCGACTGCTCGGCCCGCACGTGGCCGGCATGTTCTTCGCTGCCTGCCAAGCCTGGCCCCACGACAAGGCCCCGGCCGACAGTGCCGTACCGCTGAAGAGTGACGCATCCGTGCTGCTGCTGTCGGGCGAGCTGGACCCGGTGACGCCGCCGCGCTATGCGGAGCAGGTGCTGAAAGGCTTGCCCAATGGCCACCATATCGTCGCCCGCGGCCAGGGCCACGGCACCCTCAACGCAGGCTGCATGCCGCGCGTGGTGGCGCAGTACATCGAAACGGCAGACGCCAAGGCAGTGGATGCCGGCTGTCTGGACGCGCTGAGCCACGTGCCGGCGTTCACCTCGTTCAACGGATGGGAACCATGA
- a CDS encoding LysR family transcriptional regulator, translating to MSIDRISLTTLRLFVAVAEEGSLTRAAEREAIATSAASRRLNDLESGLDVALFTRNSRGMQLTLAGESLLQHARRMLLAAAALSSELLEYRRGIRGHIRMLANLSAIVAYLPEALEQFFLTHPDLRIELEERPTGGVVRGIQEGWAEIGVCSGDGELGELTALPFRRDRLVMLMRPDHPLAGAGPLAFADTLGYDQIALHAESSIFTRSQMAARDAGRALRRRIHVPGFDAICRTVQAGLGIGVVPEPVFALFGRAMNLHIEPLTDGWAQRELKLVWRGDRPLSTAAQQLVEHLRLKA from the coding sequence ATGTCCATCGATCGGATCAGCTTGACCACCTTGCGGTTGTTCGTCGCGGTGGCCGAAGAGGGATCACTGACCCGCGCAGCCGAGCGCGAAGCCATCGCCACGTCCGCCGCCAGCCGCCGACTGAACGATCTGGAAAGCGGGCTCGACGTTGCGCTGTTCACCCGCAACTCGCGCGGCATGCAGCTCACCCTGGCCGGCGAGAGCCTGCTGCAGCACGCGCGCCGCATGCTGCTGGCCGCGGCAGCATTGTCGTCGGAGCTGCTGGAGTACCGCCGGGGCATCCGCGGGCACATCCGCATGTTGGCCAACCTGTCGGCCATCGTGGCTTACCTGCCAGAAGCACTGGAGCAGTTCTTCCTGACCCATCCGGATCTGCGTATCGAGCTCGAAGAGCGGCCTACCGGCGGCGTGGTGCGCGGCATCCAGGAAGGATGGGCGGAGATCGGCGTGTGCTCCGGCGATGGCGAACTGGGTGAGCTGACCGCGCTGCCGTTCCGCCGCGATCGGCTGGTCATGCTGATGCGCCCGGACCATCCCCTCGCCGGCGCGGGTCCGCTCGCGTTCGCCGATACGCTGGGCTACGACCAGATCGCGCTGCATGCGGAGAGTTCCATCTTCACCCGTTCGCAGATGGCCGCACGTGATGCGGGCCGGGCGTTGCGACGGCGTATCCACGTGCCGGGTTTCGATGCGATCTGCCGCACGGTCCAGGCCGGCCTGGGCATCGGCGTGGTGCCGGAGCCCGTGTTCGCCCTGTTTGGGCGGGCGATGAACCTGCACATCGAGCCGCTCACCGACGGGTGGGCCCAGCGTGAGCTGAAACTGGTCTGGCGCGGCGATCGGCCCCTGTCTACCGCCGCCCAACAGCTGGTGGAGCACCTTCGACTAAAGGCGTAG